The following proteins are encoded in a genomic region of Brachionichthys hirsutus isolate HB-005 unplaced genomic scaffold, CSIRO-AGI_Bhir_v1 contig_176, whole genome shotgun sequence:
- the LOC137914518 gene encoding KIF-binding protein-like, whose protein sequence is MASLNSDEWRAICDKFTNAQFLHEVESRKDPNNDPFRSKYKARELLRDIYSLLKKFDAGEGEEDAGAESGEQRPTEPPPDGQREHLFTRGFSGDSPAGLRAARLAAVEYYLGVNHVDTEELSAGDEHLMNCMKLLERCSASTENVSLFIHVRNQLGILWAGRDDTEMSQRFLEMAEFIYQHYMKEDGRPPTDMTEYFTTEEKLLTHQEKIKRFEFAYTHTMYYLAQVYKNLGETERAATYCHSTLQRQLKLNQFNPMEWALNAATLSQYYITKGQYMEGRHCLSAATVVSALAGEIPSEAAAQESETESERREQLTQKRAEIARCWIKYCLNLLQDAKKLLEDNIGELDTDRQEELKRARRQEEEEEKGRKSALLFGSEDTFDSIASLEEKVRCLIPLDFPEAREVFLVGQTYVKQAKEYFQMDGYVTDHVEILQDHSALFRNLAFFEEDVERCCKMHKRRIDMLEPICNGLNSQYYLLLRRQMMFEVAETYNEMMDLKLTLATRQADTQSLDSHTIKKFNRLCSSSAKYFQMFLESLCSPEGKFPEHLQEEVLRPALVARFRVARLQSQLICPLPSDQIANLNKSLESYKYVAEYCEAHPEAVSAVETELELSKEMVCLLPLKINRLKARMTANN, encoded by the exons aTGGCTTCCTTAAACAGCGACGAGTGGAGGGCAATTTGTGACAAATTCACCAACGCCCAGTTTCTGCATGAAGTTGAATCAAGAAAAGACCCCAACAATGATCCGTTCCGCTCCAAATACAAAGCAAGGGAGCTCCTTCGAGACATATACAGCTTACTGAAGAAGTTCGATGCCGGTGAGGGCGAGGAGGACGCCGGCGCAGAGAGCGGCGAACAGCGGCCGACAGAGCCGCCGCCGGACGGTCAGAGGGAGCATTTGTTTACACGGGGGTTCAGCGGCGACTCGCCAGCCGGGCTCAGAGCTGCAAGACTCGCGGCTGTGGAGTACTATCTCGGCGTCAACCACGTCGATACGGAGGAGTTGTCGGCCGGGGACGAGCATCTCATGAACTGCATGAAACTGCTGGAGAGATGCAGCGCGTCGACGGAGAATGTGTCGCTGTTCATCCACGTCCGG AACCAGTTGGGGATACTTTGGGCAGGCCGGGATGACACCGAGATGTCCCAAAGATTCCTCGAAATGGCAGAATTCATCTACCAACATTATATGAAGGAG GATGGAAGACCTCCCACGGATATGACCGAGTACTTTACAACAGAAGAAAAGCTGCTAACACATCAGGAAAAGATCAAGAG GTTTGAGTTTGCCTACACTCATACTATGTACTATCTGGCTCAAGTATATAAAAACCTCG gGGAAACTGAACGTGCTGCTACCTACTGCCACAGCACACTGCAGAGACAGTTGAAGTTAAATCAGTTCAATCCAATGGAGTGGGCTCTGAATGCTGCAACACTGTCACAGTATTACATCACTAAG GGCCAATACATGGAGGGGAGACATTGCCTGTCGGCAGCAACCGTCGTATCAGCTTTGGCAGGAGAGATTCCTTCTGAGGCTGCTGCACAAGAAA GTGAGACTGAGAGTGAACGCAGAGAACAGCTCACTCAGAAGAGAGCAGAGATTGCACGATGTTGGATCAAATACTGCCTGAACCTCTTGCAGGATGCTAAGAAGCTGCTAGAG GACAACATTGGTGAGCTGGACACTGATCGCCAAGAGGAGTTGAAAAGAGCcagaagacaggaggaggaggaggagaagggcagGAAGAGTGCTCTGTTGTTCGGCTCTGAAGACACCTTTGACTCCATTGCAAGCCTGGAAGAGAAG gTACGCTGTTTAATTCCACTGGACTTTCCTGAAGCCAGAGAAGTTTTTCTTGTGGGACAGACTTATGTCAAACAG GCTAAAGAGTACTTCCAGATGGATGGCTATGTGACGGACCACGTAGAGATCCTGCAGGATCATAGCGCCCTCTTCAGGAACCTGGCTTTCTTTGAAGAGGACGTGGAACGGTGCTGCAAAATGCACAAACGAAGAATTGACATGTTGGAACCCATCTGCAATG GTTTAAACTCCCAGTACTACCTGTTGCTCCGGAGACAGATGATGTTTGAGGTGGCTGAGACCTACAATGAAATGATGGATTTAAAGCTGACATTGGCCACCAGACAAGCAGATACACAGTCTCTGGATAGCCACACCATCAAGAAGTTCAATcgcctctgctcttcctctgccaa GTACTTCCAGATGTTTCTAGAGTCTCTGTGTTCTCCGGAGGGGAAGTTTCCCGagcacctgcaggaggaggtgctcaGACCGGCTCTGGTGGCCCGCTTCAGAGTTGCCCGACTCCAAAGCCAGCTGATCTGCCCCCTGCCTTCAGATCAGATCGCCAACTTAAACAAGTCCCTGGAAAGTTACAA ATATGTGGCAGAGTATTGCGAGGCTCACCCTGAGGCAGTTTCCGCTGTGGAGACGGAGCTGGAGTTGAGTAAGGAGATGGTTTGTTTGCTCCCTCTCAAAATCAACCGGCTCAAGGCAAGAATGACTGCAAATAACTGA
- the LOC137914514 gene encoding mitochondrial pyruvate carrier 1-like: MAGTLARKAIDHLKSKEFRDYLMRSHFWGPIANWGLPIAALTDMKKSPEIISGRMTFALTCYSLLFMRFAYKVQPRNWLLFACHITNEAAQIVQGGRLIKYKMEKRMKS; encoded by the exons ATGGCGGGGACACTGGCACGGAAAGCTATCGACCACCTGAAGAGCAAAGAGTTCAGGGATTATTTGATGAGGTCA catTTTTGGGGCCCAATAGCAAACTGGGGTCTTCCTATAGCTGCCTTAACTGATATGAAGAAGAGTCCTGAGATCATCAGTGGCAGAATGACCTTCG CACTGACCTGCTATTCACTGCTCTTCATGAGGTTTGCCTACAAGGTGCAGCCACGCAATTGGCTGTTGTTTGCTTGCCATATAACCAACGAGGCAGCACAGATCGTTCAGGGCGGTCGTCTCATCAAATATAA aatGGAGAAGAGGATGAAATCTTAG
- the LOC137914522 gene encoding constitutive coactivator of peroxisome proliferator-activated receptor gamma-like produces the protein MGVKGLQSFVERCCPEACVSVNLREMAGQHVARSNQDRAASPNTTGPIIAVDGMACLRHWYSCKDWVCGGQWREYMDVLRSWVGAFTSAGIRLVFFFDGLVKEQKRAEWVKRRRRVKGEISKIFLYMKARGQQPGRELFCLPSGLATFTSFALRSLGQEVFSSIQEADYEIASYACQHNCMGILGQDSDFIIYDSAPYLSVAKLQIGSLTTVLYDRRRFCRSVGLTVAQLPLLACLLGNDVVSEEWMQNIRNEATAAYRINKPAPHPGVSQGQMVLAVSHLVSSVWDGQEREKGLIPQSLNLSAFQREILKKGICCYLLPGQEALQRGDIPALPSTPAFEKYVSPDILKACREKHVAGEGFMVYSVLCEGVTECSNTLEDEEDTELIPQALVYKRCRQLMYGLLLLHGHDGSNADLPAVKEWFVYPGNPLQEADVVRPLLAGLPCDIPSLDLLWFSSGPEVSALRLTSFLSIFDCLDFSELRGAIEDSLLAALCLVTYTVLQVQTLSEEDVDAYLSQAVCLRLKSPQELQQIKLPFISSRAVQLGSLYVRGLSHLLGANCASGCPLPSAALMPWHSFDGRLFHSKYLLAHNDTEKTVLLDNSPSCLSLFVCLREKLMEACRKRGRILHSGRKAAEKSHKPTAGHSGSLVRSPVSLRVPHYPEGRAVMSSMCAVAFERTTIRHQVTVRGGGKWKWQRQQETTRGKIKANSEIDVGKEEEDREEVIFFTPNLISIMMEDLQNNPEDDHTALEEDTDWHRDGHSLLHPECNMNVNRGE, from the exons ATGGGCGTGAAAGGTCTTCAGTCCTTTGTGGAACGCTGCTGTCCAGAAGCCTGCGTGAGCGTAAACCTGAGAGAAATGGCTGGACAGCATGTTGCCAGGAGCAACCAGGACCGCGCAGCCTCACCGAACACCACCG GCCCAATAATCGCTGTGGATGGTATGGCCTGCCTGCGCCACTGGTACTCATGTAAGGACTGGGTATGTGGGGGCCAGTGGAGGGAATACATGGATGTGCTGAGGAGCTGGGTGGGGGCCTTCACCTCGGCAGGCATCAGgctggtctttttttttgacgGATTGGTGAAGGAGCAGAAGAGAGCAGAGTGG GTGAAGAGAAGACGCAGAGTGAAAGGGGAAATTAGTAAAATATTTCTTTACATGAAGGCACGTGGGCAGCAGCCTGGCAGAGAGCTCTTCTGTCTTCCTTCTGGTCTGGCAACTTTCACATCCTTTGCTCTCAG GTCTTTGGGTCAGGAGGTATTTTCCTCAATCCAGGAGGCTGACTATGAGATTGCCAGCTACGCCTGTCAGCACAACTGTATGGGCATTCTGGGCCAGGACTCAGACTTCATCATATATGACAG TGCCCCCTACTTGTCTGTGGCAAAGCTCCAGATAGGGAGCCTCACTACGGTCCTGTATGATCGACGGCGGTTCTGCAGAAGCGTTGGCTTGACTGTTGCGCAGCTTCCGCTGTTGGCCTGTCTCCTTGGTAATGATGTGGTGTCGGAGGAGTGGATGCAGAACATCAGGAATGAAGCTACGGCAGCATACAG GATAAACAAACCTGCCCCACACCCTGGAGTTTCTCAGGGGCAGATGGTGCTTGCAGTATCCCACCTTGTGAGCTCGGTGTGGGAcgggcaggagagagagaaaggtctGATCCCACAATCTCTGAATCTCTCAGCTTTCCAGAGAGAGATTCTGAAGAAGGGAATTTGCTGCTACTTGCTGCCTGGACAGGAAGCCCTTCAGCGAGGTGACATCCCTGCGCTTCCCTCTACCCCTGCCTTTGAGAAATATGTTAGTCCGGACATATTAAAG GCGTGTAGAGAGAAGCATGTAGCAGGAGAGGGTTTCATGGTTTACAGCGTCCTGTGCGAGGGAGTCACTGAATGTAGCAACActctggaggatgaggaggacaccGAGTTGATACCTCAGGCCCTCGTCTACAAACGCTGCAGGCAGCTTATGTATGGCCTGTTGTTGTTGCACGGCCATGATG gcagCAATGCTGACCTCCCTGCTGTGAAGGAATGGTTTGTCTACCCTGGAAACCCTCTGCAGGAAGCCGACGTTGTCCGCCCTCTCTTAGCCGGTCTCCCAT GTGACATTCCCAGTCTGGACTTGCTGTGGTTTTCTTCTGGTCCTGAGGTTTCAGCTCTTCGTctgacatccttcctgtcgatCTTTGACTGCCTTGACTTCTCTGAGCTGCGTGGAGCTATTGAAGACTCTCTGTTGGCTGCTTTATGCCTGGTCACTTACACAGTCCTCCAA gttcAGACGTTGTCTGAGGAGGACGTAGATGCTTACCTGAGTCAGGCTGTGTGTCTGAGACTAAAATCCCCCCAGGAGCTTCAACAGATCAAG CTGCCTTTCATCTCTAGTCGCGCGGTGCAGCTGGGGTCTCTCTATGTCAGAGGGCTGAGCCACCTGCTCGGCGCAAACTGTGCCAGCGGCTGCCCGCTGCCCAGCGCTGCCCTGATGCCTTGGCACAGCTTCGACGGACGGCTGTTCCACTCAAAGTACCTGCTGGCACACAACGACACAGAGAAAACAGTGTTGCTGGACAACAGC CCGTCTTGTTTGTcgctgtttgtctgcctgagaGAAAAACTAATGGAAGCCTGCAGGAAGCGAGGCAGAATCCTGCATTCtgggagaaaagcagcagaaaaaagTCATAAACCCACAGCAGGACACTCAG GTAGTTTAGTTCG TTCTCCGGTGTCCCTCAGAGTACCACATTACCCAGAGGGCCGTGCAGTAATGAGCTCCATGTGTGCTGTGGCCTTCGAGCGcaccaca ATCAGGCACCAGGTGACGGTGAGAGGTGGAGGGAAATGGAAATGGCAGAGACAACAAGAGACAACAAGAGGCAAGATCAAAGCCAATTCAGAGATAGACGttgggaaggaggaggaggatcgaGAGGAAGTCATCTTTTTCACTCCCAACCTCATTTCTATAATGATGGAGGACCTCCAAAACAATCCAGAAGACGACCACACTGCACTGGAGGAAGATACCGACTGGCACCGCG ATGGTCACAGCCTCCTCCACCCGGAATGTAACATGAATGTGAACAGAGGGGAGTGA